Proteins encoded within one genomic window of Marinilabiliales bacterium:
- a CDS encoding 6,7-dimethyl-8-ribityllumazine synthase, giving the protein MGTGLKGRSDIKPGEMPEAGDMLFGIVVSEWNSEITGALLDGALETLRSAGTPDENIIIRYVPGSFELTLGAQLMAENEDLDAIICLGCVIQGETRHFDFICQGVTYGITDLNMNYNMPFVFGVLTTDNMEQARDRAGGKHGNKGEEAALTAIKMAGLQRDIENREG; this is encoded by the coding sequence ATGGGAACCGGTCTGAAAGGCAGATCTGACATTAAGCCGGGCGAAATGCCTGAAGCAGGCGATATGCTGTTCGGAATTGTTGTTTCGGAATGGAACAGTGAGATTACCGGCGCACTGCTGGACGGTGCACTGGAAACACTCCGGTCGGCCGGCACGCCCGATGAGAACATCATCATCAGGTATGTGCCGGGCAGCTTTGAACTCACGCTGGGAGCTCAGCTTATGGCCGAAAATGAAGACCTTGATGCGATCATCTGTCTCGGATGCGTTATCCAGGGCGAAACCCGGCACTTCGACTTTATATGCCAGGGTGTTACCTACGGGATAACCGACCTGAACATGAACTACAATATGCCATTTGTGTTCGGCGTGCTGACCACAGACAACATGGAACAGGCACGCGACAGGGCGGGCGGAAAACACGGGAACAAGGGAGAAGAGGCTGCACTCACAGCCATAAAGATGGCAGGCCTGCAAAGGGATATTGAGAACCGGGAGGGATAG